One Campylobacter concisus DNA segment encodes these proteins:
- the rlmN gene encoding 23S rRNA (adenine(2503)-C(2))-methyltransferase RlmN, whose protein sequence is MKNLLDLSIEELKELVSPSFRATQIYEWVYKKNATEFSQMLNLPKDMRQDLAEKFYLDPLKCVKFEQSSDGSIKYLFELKDGLKIESVLLPMKEEISDEDGKVSRHARYTVCVSSQVGCKMGCAFCLTAKGGLVRNLTAGEIVGQILWIKRENNIPYERRINVVYMGMGEPLDNLANVSKAIKILALNEGLAISPRRQTVSTSGLGSQIKKLGEMDLGVLLAISLHAVTNELRSRLMPINKAYNIEAVMDAVRGFPIDMRKRVMFEYLVIKDLNDSVSDAKKLVKLLHGIKAKVNLIYFNPHEGSEFGRPELASMLKFQEYLRDHGVTCTIRQSKGLDISAACGQLKQRNENPKFRANVSDKSAAKTEEKPTNDKTNVSKK, encoded by the coding sequence GTGAAAAATTTGCTTGATCTTAGTATCGAAGAGCTAAAAGAGCTGGTCTCTCCCTCTTTTAGAGCGACGCAAATTTATGAGTGGGTGTATAAAAAAAATGCTACTGAATTTAGCCAAATGCTAAATTTACCAAAGGATATGCGCCAGGATCTAGCCGAGAAATTTTATCTCGATCCTTTAAAATGTGTGAAATTTGAGCAAAGTAGCGACGGCTCGATCAAGTATCTTTTTGAGTTAAAAGACGGGTTAAAGATAGAGAGCGTTTTGCTGCCGATGAAAGAGGAGATTAGCGACGAGGATGGTAAGGTTAGTCGCCATGCTCGTTACACTGTTTGTGTTAGTTCGCAAGTCGGCTGTAAAATGGGCTGTGCTTTTTGCCTAACAGCAAAGGGCGGACTTGTTAGAAATTTGACTGCTGGCGAGATTGTGGGGCAAATTTTGTGGATAAAAAGAGAGAATAATATACCATATGAAAGGCGCATAAATGTCGTTTATATGGGTATGGGCGAGCCGCTTGATAACCTTGCTAACGTTAGTAAAGCGATTAAAATTTTAGCTCTTAATGAGGGTCTAGCCATATCGCCACGCCGTCAAACCGTATCAACAAGTGGCCTTGGCAGTCAGATAAAAAAGCTTGGCGAGATGGACCTTGGGGTCTTGCTGGCTATATCGCTGCACGCTGTTACTAATGAGCTTAGAAGTCGCCTGATGCCAATAAATAAGGCCTATAATATCGAGGCTGTTATGGATGCTGTTAGGGGATTTCCTATCGATATGAGAAAGCGTGTGATGTTTGAATACCTTGTTATTAAAGACCTAAACGATAGTGTTAGTGATGCGAAAAAGCTGGTTAAACTGCTGCATGGTATCAAGGCAAAAGTAAATTTGATCTACTTTAACCCGCATGAAGGTAGTGAATTTGGACGGCCTGAGCTTGCTAGCATGCTAAAATTTCAAGAATATCTAAGGGATCATGGTGTCACTTGCACGATCAGACAGAGCAAAGGACTTGATATAAGTGCTGCTTGTGGACAGCTAAAACAGCGAAATGAAAATCCTAAATTCAGAGCTAACGTTAGCGATAAGAGTGCAGCTAAAACAGAAGAAAAACCAACTAACGATAAAACTAACGTGAGTAAAAAATGA